The following are encoded together in the Corticium candelabrum chromosome 1, ooCorCand1.1, whole genome shotgun sequence genome:
- the LOC134196264 gene encoding uncharacterized protein LOC134196264 — translation MRRFLYCPVVMKKQLTLFGVRKRKREPFFQRSADDSDYTRVIETLWQQDAGQRTRKDFFKWAQGQWRDKYSKDRKARDDVIAKSVGVQQGMDNADEKAATTGYFRRLDEPEPKRSHLSCHGRHDQVSMVASVSTDGDDIEVASGGPEAEFLNAIGIDSSQLLTEDVVGRSDFMGVLRQCARQWLAYKQVQATYEAHAKWRWGHSQLIRAEDELVTEEKKLMAAMCDVAQVTVSATNFLSVSFVRMAFATV, via the coding sequence atgcgcagattTCTTTATTGTCCAGTGGTGATGAAAAAGCAGCTGACTCTCTTTGGTGTACggaagaggaagagagagCCTTTCTTCCAACGCAGTGCAGATGACAGTGATTACACACGAGTGATCGAAACTCTGTGGCAGCAAGATGCTGGACAGCGCACTCGCAAGGACTTCTTCAAGTGGGCGCAAGGCCAATGGCGTGACAAGTACTCGAAGGACAGGAAGGCAAGAGATGATGTGATAGCCAAGAGCGTTGGAGTCCAACAGGGAATGGACAATGCGGACGAGAAGGCGGCGACGACTGGTTACTTCCGGCGATTGGATGAACCGGAACCGAAGCGTTCACACCTATCTTGTCATGGCCGTCATGACCAGGTTAGTATGGTCGCTTCGGTATCCACAGATGGCGACGACATAGAGGTAGCTAGTGGAGGGCCCGAAGCAGAGTTCTTGAATGCTATTGGGATTGACTCCTCTCAATTGCTGACGGAAGATGTTGTAGGCAGATCAGATTTTATGGGCGTGTTACGTCAGTGCGCGAGACAGTGGCTGGCATACAAACAGGTACAGGCGACATATGAAGCACACGCAAAGTGGCGTTGGGGACATAGTCAGCTCATTCGAGCAGAAGATGAGCTGGTGACGGAAGAGAAGAAACTGATGGCTGCAATGTGTGATGTTGCTCAGGTAACCGTGAGTGCCACAAACTTCCTGAGTGTTTCATTTGTGCGCATGGCTTTTGCTACTGTTTAG